In Anaerolineae bacterium, the sequence TCCTTCAGTGTGGCCCACAGCAGCGGGGCCCGCCTGCTCCTCCAGCAGCTACACCGAGCCTTGACCTTCTGCCGGAAGCACTTGGAGTCACGCCCCGGTTAGCTGCGACGGGCGGCCAGCATCTCGACCAGCTCCTCCAGTGCCTGTCCCGGTCCCGGTTCGGGAGCTGCCGCCCGTAGGGACTGAAGCGCACGCTCGTACCACTGGGTGGCTAGGTCTTGGCAGTGCTCCCGCGCTCCGGAGGCCTCGATGAGCGCCCTGGCGCGTCGGACCGCGTTCTCATCGCGCTCGGTAGCGGCATACAGCCCCGCCAGCTCTTGCGCTTGGTCCCAGGGGAGCGACCGAAGGGCGTGCAGGAAGGGCAGAGTCTTCTTGGCCGAGGCAATATCCGAGGATCCGGACTTGCCCGTCTCCTCCTCCTGACCCCAGATGCCCAGCACGTCGTCCTGGATCTGGAAGCCTATCCCCAGCTCCCTGCCGAAAGCCCCCAACAGGTCCGCTCGCTCGGCGTCGGCTCCCGCCACGGTGGCTCCTGACCAGGTGGCGAAGGAGACCAGGACGCCCGTCTTACGCTCGATCATGGAGAAGTAGTCTTCCCAGGACACATCGGTTGCGGTCTCGAACCCCATGTCGAGGTACTGCCCTTCGCAGATGCGCACACAAGTGGATTGGAGGGCCTCTGCCAGCGATACGATCAGATCGGACGGTACCTTCCCCCGCAGTCGCAGCAGGGCCCCGTAGGCAGCAGCGAAGAGGATGTCGCCCACGTTGATCGCCTGGGCGGCCCCCCACAGGGCCCACACCGTCGGGCGATGTCGGCGGAGCGGGCTGTTGTCCTGAATGTCGTCGTGGACGAGAGAGAAGCTGTGGATGAGCTCCACCGCTGCGGCCAGAGGCAGCGCAGTATCCGCGTCGCCGCCGCAGGCTTCACAGCTAAGGAGACAGAGAGCCGGACGTAAGCGTTTGCCGGCGTCCGCCTGCACCGGGCGCAACTGCTCGTCCAGCCAGCCGTGGTGGTACTGCATCATGCCATAGAGGCACTTGAAGCGCTCTGACGGGGCAGCTAGTATGTCGCGCAGCAACGAGTCCACCGCGGGAAGATGACGGTCGAGCGCCGGGCGCAGGGTCAACTGGCGTCCTCCGGTGCGGGATAGGGGCAGTGTACGCTGCCCCTTGCCCGAATGCCAACCGGGCGCACGGCTTCGCCGTTCGTCGAGGTGATCGCAGGAGGGTAGCTAACATGGCAGTTCGCATCGGCTTCATCGGCACGGGCGGCATCGCTCAGATGCACCTGCGCAACCTGCAGCGCCTGGAGCAGGCACAGGTGGTCGGAGTGTTCGACGTGGATCCGGACCGGGCGCAGGCGGCCGCCCTCATGTTTGCCGAGGCTCGAGTCTACCAGAGCTATCAGGCGCTCCTGGAACAGGGCAGCCTGGACGCGGTGTACGTGTGCCTGCCCCCGTTTGCCCACGAACGACAGGAGATAGACGCTGCGGCTGCCGGGGTCAACCTGTTCGTGGAGAAACCCATCGCCATCACCATAGAGCGGGCTCGGGAGATCAACGAGGCCATCCAGCGTGCAGGCGTGATCGCGGCGGTGGGCTACAACTGGCGCTGGCTGGACATCACCGACCGGGCGCGGGAGATACTCAAGACCACCCCTATCGCCTTGGCCTTGGGCTACTGGCTGGGCGGGATGCCCGGCGTCCCCTGGTGGCGCCGCAAGGACCAGTCCGGCGGCCAGATCGTGGAGCAGACGACCCACATCTTCGATCTGGCTCGGTATCTGCTGGGCGAAGTGGAGTGGGTGCACGCAGTCGGCTTCCAAGGGCTGATGAGCGACGTGCAAGACTACTCCACCGAGGATGCTAGCGTGGTGACGCTCAAGTTCGCCTCCGGAACCATCGCCACCATCGCCTCCACCGACTTACTGCCCAGCGGCGCGGGTAAGATCGGACTGGACCTAATCGGCCGGGACGTGCGGGTCGAGCACGCCAACCGCACCCTCACCGTCTACCGGCGGGGCGAACGCACCACTTACGACGCCCTCGTAGACCCCTACCTAGTCGAAGACCAGGCCTTCGTAGAGGCGGTGGCCACCGGCGACGCCTCCCGCCTGCGCTCCACCTACCCCGATGCAGTGAAAACCCACCTGGTGACCATGACCGCTAACCGGTCGCTGGAGACAGGTCAGGTCGAGAGAGTGCCTTTGGAGTAGCGAGGCCTGGAGCAGAGGTGGAAGGAGCGAAGTCGCCATGCCCAAGCCCGTGGCCCGACGCGAGGCCAAGCCTAACAAGACCATCGCCATGCGTCAGCTGGACAACCTGGGCGTGCCCTACCAGGCCTCCTGGCACCGGCCCATCCACGATGCCGAGACGGCCGCCCAGGAGCGCGGCATCCCCCTGTCGCAGATCGTCAAATCCTTGCTGGTGCTGTTGCCTGGCCGCAGGTACGCTCTGGCTCTGGTGCAGGGCGACAAGAAACTCAGCCTGCACAAGCTAGGGACAGTGCTGGGGCAGAAAGGGCTGGAGATGGCTCCCCACGACCACGTGGCGATAGTGACCGGTTACGAGCCAGGCTCAGTCAGTCCATTCGGGCTCAAGCGTCACCTACCCATTGTGGTGGATCAGGCAGTAATGGAGCTGGAGCAGGTGAGCATCAGCGGAGGCCGCGCCGATGCCGCAATCAGTCTCACACCGGGGGATCTGCTCCGCGCCACAAAGGCGACCGTAGCTGACATCACGCAGTGATACGTGACACGTGACACGTGATACGTGATACGTGATACGTGACATGCAGCGTCAGTCACGCATTACGTATCACGCATCACGCATCACGTATCACGCATCACGTATCACGCATCATCCTACCAGCCGCCTCGCCTCCAGCACATTGGGGAGGTGCTCCAGACGGGCCAGGGTGCGGCTCAGCTGGGCCATGTTGCGGATCTCCAGCGTGGCCGTGATGGTGGCCATGTTCTCCTTCTTGTGGGTCACCACGTTGGCGGCGCTCATGTTGATGTCTTCGTCCGCCACCACGGCCGCGATATCCCTCAAGAGGCCGCCCCGATCCCAGGCGCGAATGTGCACCGACACCGGGTAGCGGTGCTCGTCATCGCCTCCGCCCCACTCCACCTCGATCATCCGCTCCGGCTCGCTGCTATTGAGGATGTTGGGGCAGTCGCGCCGGTGCACCGTTACCCCGCGGCCACGAGTCACGTATCCGATTATGTCGTCTCCGGGCACGGGCCGGCAGCACTTGGCCAGGCTAGTGAGTATGCTGCCCACCCCGCGCACGTGGATCTCGGACACAGCCGCCGGCGCCTGCACGTCCTGTAAGGGCTCCTCGACCGGCGGCCTCTCCTCCGTCTCCAGCAGCCGGGTGGCCACCTGCTGCGTGTTCAGGTCGCCGTAGCCGATGGCTGCGTGTAGGTCGTCCACCGACTCATAGCCCAGCGCCGCCGCCACCTGATCCAGGCTCCCCTGGTATCCGAGGCGCTTCAGCTCACGCTCCAGCATGTCCCGGCCGAGGGAGATATTCTGCTCCCGATCCTGGCGCTTGAACCAGGCGCGTATCTTCTGCCGGGCTCGGGCAGTACGCACGTAGCCCAGGTCGGCGTTGAGCCAGTCCCGGCTGGGACCGCCCCGCTTGGCCGTAAGTATCTCGACTTGGTCGCCGCTCTTCAGGTTATAGTCGAGTCCTACCAGTTGCCCGTTGACCTTCGCCCCTCGGCAACGATGGCCCACGTCGGTGTGCACGTGATAGGCGAAGTCTATGGGCGTGGCACCGGCGGGAAGGTCGATGATGTCGCCCTTGGGCGTGAAGACGTACACTCGATCGCGGAAGACGTCTGTCTTGACGCTATCGAGGAAGTCCCGCGCGTCGGTGACGTCCTGGCGCCACTCCATGAGCTGCCGCAGCCAGGCGATCTTGTTCTCGAAGATCACGTCGCGACGGGCGCCTGGCTCCTTGTAGCGCCAGTGAGCGGCGATGCCGTACTCGGCGGTCCGGTGCATGTCCCAGGTACGGATCTGCACCTCGAGCGGCTTGCCCCCCGGACCCACCACAGCGCTATGGAGGGACTGGTACATGTTGTCCTTGGGCGTGGCGATGAAGTCATCGAAGGTGCCATGAATGGGACGCCAGAGCGAGTGGACCACCCCTAGGGCAGCGTAGCAGTCCTGGACCGTGTCCACTATTATGCGCACGCCGCGGACGTCGTAGACGTGGTCGAAGTCCAGGTCCTTGCGCTGCATCTTCTTGTAGATGCTGTAGATATGCTTCGCGCGCCCGGTGACCTCGGCCTCGATGCCTTGTTGGTGCAGGCGCTCCCGCAACAGGGCAACAATCTGCTGGATCTCGGTGTCCCGGTCCTGGCGCCGTTCCTCCAGGTCGCGGGCCAATTGCCGATACCCCTCCGGGTCCAGATGACGCAGGGACAGATCCTCCAGCTCCCACTTCATCTGCCAGATGCCCAGACGGTTGGCCAGGGGAGCGAAGATCTCCAGGGTCTCCTGAGCGGTCCGTCTACGCTTGTCCTCCGGCATGGCGCCCAGGGTGCGCATGTTGTGAAGCCGGTCCGCCAGCTTGATGAGGACCACCCGCACATCGTCCACCATGGCGAGGAACATCTTGCGCAGGCTCTCCGCCCTCGCGTCCGCCTGAATCCCTTCCTGCAGTCGGCCCATCAGGTCTATGTGGCTCAGCTTGGTCACTCCATCGACCAAAGCCGCGACTTCGTCGCCGAACTCCCGCCGCACATCCTCCAGCGAGACTCCGGTGTCCTCCACCACGTCGTGCAGAAGGCCAGCGATGATGGTACGCGTGTCCAGCCGCAAGTCCGCCAGGATCTCGGCCACCGCCAGAGAGTGCTGGATGAACGGCTCTCCTGAAGCTCGGGTCTGGCCCTGATGCGCCGCGGAGGCAAAGGAGTAAGCCCGCGCCACCGCGGGTTGCTCCGTCTCCGGGATCCTATCTCGCAAGGAGCGGGGCAGCCCTTGCACTTCCTGGGTCACAGCTTGCTGCGACCGCACCAGCGCCGTTTCGGCAACCATGTCCATCCTTCTAGCGAGAGACCGATGCAGGTCCGGGGAACACTAACCTTCATTACGGATTATAGCGCCCGGCCTCACGAGCAGCAATGAGGTGGGCGACAAGGGCGCGTCTCAGCCTGGGGGCCGGTGGCGGCAGCCACGCCCCACACCTGCCATCCCTGCCGCAGGGACACACCTCGCACTCGCGCCCTGCCGGTGGTGGGGAACGGGTGGCGGATCGGCCCATGAGATAGGCAGGCTGTAGACAGGCTCGTCGTGGCGTCAGGAGCCCCCTGACACCCTGGGAGCCTGGGGCACCCCCGTTCGAGGAGTGCGCGCGCCCACGCGCGCTGTCTCGTAACCA encodes:
- a CDS encoding Cys-tRNA(Pro) deacylase, with the translated sequence MPKPVARREAKPNKTIAMRQLDNLGVPYQASWHRPIHDAETAAQERGIPLSQIVKSLLVLLPGRRYALALVQGDKKLSLHKLGTVLGQKGLEMAPHDHVAIVTGYEPGSVSPFGLKRHLPIVVDQAVMELEQVSISGGRADAAISLTPGDLLRATKATVADITQ
- a CDS encoding Gfo/Idh/MocA family oxidoreductase, yielding MAVRIGFIGTGGIAQMHLRNLQRLEQAQVVGVFDVDPDRAQAAALMFAEARVYQSYQALLEQGSLDAVYVCLPPFAHERQEIDAAAAGVNLFVEKPIAITIERAREINEAIQRAGVIAAVGYNWRWLDITDRAREILKTTPIALALGYWLGGMPGVPWWRRKDQSGGQIVEQTTHIFDLARYLLGEVEWVHAVGFQGLMSDVQDYSTEDASVVTLKFASGTIATIASTDLLPSGAGKIGLDLIGRDVRVEHANRTLTVYRRGERTTYDALVDPYLVEDQAFVEAVATGDASRLRSTYPDAVKTHLVTMTANRSLETGQVERVPLE
- a CDS encoding polyprenyl synthetase family protein, coding for MTLRPALDRHLPAVDSLLRDILAAPSERFKCLYGMMQYHHGWLDEQLRPVQADAGKRLRPALCLLSCEACGGDADTALPLAAAVELIHSFSLVHDDIQDNSPLRRHRPTVWALWGAAQAINVGDILFAAAYGALLRLRGKVPSDLIVSLAEALQSTCVRICEGQYLDMGFETATDVSWEDYFSMIERKTGVLVSFATWSGATVAGADAERADLLGAFGRELGIGFQIQDDVLGIWGQEEETGKSGSSDIASAKKTLPFLHALRSLPWDQAQELAGLYAATERDENAVRRARALIEASGAREHCQDLATQWYERALQSLRAAAPEPGPGQALEELVEMLAARRS
- the relA gene encoding GTP diphosphokinase → MVAETALVRSQQAVTQEVQGLPRSLRDRIPETEQPAVARAYSFASAAHQGQTRASGEPFIQHSLAVAEILADLRLDTRTIIAGLLHDVVEDTGVSLEDVRREFGDEVAALVDGVTKLSHIDLMGRLQEGIQADARAESLRKMFLAMVDDVRVVLIKLADRLHNMRTLGAMPEDKRRRTAQETLEIFAPLANRLGIWQMKWELEDLSLRHLDPEGYRQLARDLEERRQDRDTEIQQIVALLRERLHQQGIEAEVTGRAKHIYSIYKKMQRKDLDFDHVYDVRGVRIIVDTVQDCYAALGVVHSLWRPIHGTFDDFIATPKDNMYQSLHSAVVGPGGKPLEVQIRTWDMHRTAEYGIAAHWRYKEPGARRDVIFENKIAWLRQLMEWRQDVTDARDFLDSVKTDVFRDRVYVFTPKGDIIDLPAGATPIDFAYHVHTDVGHRCRGAKVNGQLVGLDYNLKSGDQVEILTAKRGGPSRDWLNADLGYVRTARARQKIRAWFKRQDREQNISLGRDMLERELKRLGYQGSLDQVAAALGYESVDDLHAAIGYGDLNTQQVATRLLETEERPPVEEPLQDVQAPAAVSEIHVRGVGSILTSLAKCCRPVPGDDIIGYVTRGRGVTVHRRDCPNILNSSEPERMIEVEWGGGDDEHRYPVSVHIRAWDRGGLLRDIAAVVADEDINMSAANVVTHKKENMATITATLEIRNMAQLSRTLARLEHLPNVLEARRLVG